The following proteins come from a genomic window of Melospiza melodia melodia isolate bMelMel2 unplaced genomic scaffold, bMelMel2.pri scaffold_28, whole genome shotgun sequence:
- the LOC134433915 gene encoding serine/threonine-protein kinase pim-1-like, which translates to GWAMPPARPRPRAGLPRARPRPSRRGLASARLWPCWRWRCWAGISAWCGGGIAALRLRLARARPRTRTRRRLQSRPRPRLLPGPAEDTRGAAAPAASAAASPARAPPLGSAASGPKPPGPGAGGDAGPRAGEGRSGAVAGPGPSADSRVPPAGEAQEALQERYRLGSLLGRGGFGSVFAATRVSDGVPVAIKRVPRDRIRHWGELPDGTSAPLEIVLLAKVSCGCGGVIQLLEWLELPDSFLLVLERPERCQELSGFLAERGFLPEEEARGLFRQVLEAVRHCTSCGVLHRDIKPENVLVDLASGQLKLIDFGCGAFLQDTAYTQFAGTLSYSPPEWIQHQRYHGEAATIWSLGLLLCHLVMGKHPFRRGQEIIRGRILFPRWLSQECQDVIKRCLSMQPLDRPSLEELFCHPWVKGVSLP; encoded by the exons ggctgggccatgcccccggcccgcccccggccccgggcggggctgccccgtgcccggccccggccgtcccgccgcggtctcgcctccgcccggctctggccgtgctggcggtggcgctgctgggcgggcatcagtgcctggtgcgggggcggcatcgccgcccttcggctccgcctggcccgagcccggccccggacccggacccgacgcaggctccagtcccgaccccggccccggctcctcccggggcccgcggaggacacacgcggcgcggccgctcccgccgcttccgctgcggcttccccggcccgagctccgccgctcggcagcgcggcctccGGCCCCAAGccgccggggcccggggcgggtggggatgccgggcccagggcgggtgaggggcgctcgggggccgttgctggtcccgggccgagcgctgacagtcgcgtcccgcccgcaggggaagcgcaggaggccctgcaggagcggtaccggctgggatcgctgctgggacgCGGCGGCTTCGGGAGCGTCTTCGCAGCCACGCGGGTCTCGGACGGCgtcccg gtggccatcaaacgcgtgccgagggatcgcatccggcactggggcgagctg cccgacggcactagcgcacccctggagatcgtgctgctggccaaggtgtcctgtggctgtggcggtgtcattcagctcctggagtggcttgagctccccgacagcttcctgctggtgctggagcgtccggagcggtgccaggagctctcgggtttcctggcagagcgggggttcctgccggaggaggaggcgcgggggctgttccgccaggtgctggaggccgtgcggcactgcaccagctgcggggtcctgcaccgggacatcaaGCCTGAGAATGTCCTGGTTGACCTGGCCAGCGGGCAGCTGAAACTGatcgactttggctgtggcgccttcctccaagacacagcctacacccaatttgcag gaaccctgtcctacagcccaccagagtggatccagcaccaacgctaccacggcgaggcagccacgatctggtccctgggcctcctgctgtgccacctggtcatggggaagcacccgttcaggagaggccaggagatcATCCGGGGGCGGATCCTCTTCCCACgatggctctctcaag agtgccaagatgttattaagaggtgtttgtccatgcaacccttggacaggccatccttagaagagcttttctgtcatccttgggtgaagggtgtttccctgccctag